From the Pseudorasbora parva isolate DD20220531a chromosome 2, ASM2467924v1, whole genome shotgun sequence genome, the window gtcaccaacccaggaagaagcttgttgtagtccaaaccggccgtttttgtaggcattaaactgccgtaactttaaccCCATTTCTGTCAAAGATTGTAGACggtgtcacggttcatgaatccgctgtctctctctcctcttGTGAACTGTCTGTGGGCATGGTCACTAATCAGCAGCGCCAGCTGGTTATCATCAGTGTGTGTCTTTATGTGTTCAGTAACTGGTGTCTCATGTTGTCAGATCGTTGtggttcctgtgtgtgtgttcctgctgTTCCCCGCTGTTCGTGGTCCCTGGAGTGCAGCGGGAATTGAAATAAGAAATTGTGCAGCCCCTCGGCCCATTCCTGGTATCTGTAAAAATGACCACATACACCACACCTTTTACAGTATGTGGCCACATCTACAAGGAAgaaaaataatactgtattagtcatGGGATCACTGTAggttttaatttgaattaacaATTTAACTGTATGTAACTGGCCTGTACTTATGAAATAAACCTGCTATCTTAAAGTAAAACTTTAATTAGACTGGGCCTTGTAAATATTAAGAAACAATAATGTATTCCTAAATAACGCACACCTTTCAGTATGCCAGTAAACGTGACAATCTTTGCTCTTTGAGTAATAAAGATTGGATCCGAAAGAGGGATCTTCCCTGGGCATACAGTGCAAAAGGTCTCAATTGGAATGAGATGCTTTGGCAGAGTCTCCATGTTCTGTGGTGAACAAACATCTTTTGGCAGGACTGCTGGCAATTTCTTGTTGTTCAGCAAGTAAAGGACCATTGCATTCAAATCTTTTTTGTCAGGTGGATAGAGAATAATGTCCTCAGTACTGTGTACATCTTGAGGATCAGATTCTACAAAGGTGTCGAACACATCACTGTCTGTACTTCTAACTTTTAAGAAAAGTTCAGGTCGAGTCTGGTTCAAGTGCCATTTGGCAATggacttatgaggacatgaatTCCTTGGCTTAGAGCATGTCGGAGGGTTCACAGACGCTGGAGGCTGCACGGATGCCGGAGGGTTCACAGACGTCGGAGGCTGCACGGATGCCGGAGGGTGCAGAGACACAGGGAGCTATTGATGCATCAACTAACCCACATTTCTGCACATGGATCAAAAACAAATTTTGCAGAGTAATAATCCTTGCACAATAGCAGCAATGATAATGATGACTTCTGCAACATCCACTGTGGCATCTGTAAATTTTATACCCTATTAACaaatagaaataaagatttacAAACTACTCATACATACCTTACACTGGCAAAATTAAAACTGTAAACAAATTGacattgaaattaaatgtttaacattACAAGGGGACaatttgaaatatttatttaaactgacagataCCTCCATGTTTAACAGCTGTCTTCTCGTGTGTTTGCATATGTGCTACAACATATGCATACTCTCCCATTTTGCTGCAGAACTGGCATTTGTAGTTGGGGGCTTCAAAAAtaggattttttaaaatatcttcccttggacttatgaggacatgaatTCCTTGGCTTAGAGCATGGGCAGTGCCaagtgtttctttttttgtcgAAACAAACAGTTACTCTACCTAACCGAGAATAATATGAGGTGCATGTTTCCAGGACTGACACACATATTTTTGATGTTCCATTCCCTAATGAGACTTCTTTACTCAGTGGGCAGCTCTCagactccgctttttgttttctagCAAGACACATTTTCTTTGTATTGTCAGAAATCCACTTTCTTCCTACCATATCTGACAGAACTTCTTCCTTGAGTGTAACGTCTGGTTCGGATGAAATAGGACAGTATGATATTGACTTCACGTGGATGCACTGAAACCCCATGAAGCCACTTCTACTGGAAAATTCAGAAGCCCGTTTACATTGCTCCAGCTCACAGCTCACATGATGGTTGTTACCCCAGGTGCATTTCTGCACATGTATAGGGTTGCAGACGTCGGAGGCTGCACGGATGCCGGAGGGTTCACAGACGCTAGAGGCTGCACGGATGCCGAAGGGTTCACAGACGTCGGAGGCTGCACGGATGCCGGAGGCTGCACGGATGCCGGAGGGTTCACAGGCGCTGGAGGCTGCACGGATGCCGGAGGGTTCACAGACGCTAGAGGCTGCACGGATGCCGGAGGGTTCACAGACGCTAGAGGCTGCACGGATGCCGGAGGGTTCACAGACGTCGGAGGCTGCATGGATGCCGGAGGGTTCACAGACGTCGGAGGCTGCACGGATGTCGGAGGGTTCACAGACGCTGGAGGGTGCACGGATGTCGGAGGGTTCACAGACGTCGGAGGCTGCACGGATGCCGGAGGGTTCACAGACGTCAGAGGCTGCACGGATGCCGGAGGGTTCACAGACGCTAGAGGCTGCACGGATGCCGGAGGGTTCACAGACGTCGGAGGCTGCACGGATGCCGGAGGGTTCACAGACGTCGGAGGCTGCACGGATGCCGGAGGGTTCACAGACGCTGGAGGGTGCACGGATGTCGGAGGGTTCACAGACGCTGGAGGCTGCACGGATGCCGGAGGGTTCACAGACGTCGGAGGCTGCACGGATGCCGGAGGGTGCAGAGACACAGGGAGCTATTGATGCATCAACTAACCCACATTTCTGCACATGGATCAAAAACAAATTTTGCAGAGTAATAATCCTTGCACAATAGCAGCAATGATAATGATGACTTCTGCAACATCCACTGTGGCATCTGTAAATTTTATACCCTATTAACaaatagaaataaagatttacAAACTACTCATACATACCTTACACTGGCAAAATTAAAACTGTAAACAAATTGacattgaaattaaatgtttaacattACAAGGGGACaatttgaaatatttatttaaactgacagataCCTCCATGTTTAACAGCTGTCTTCTCGTGTGTTTGCATATGTGCCACAACATATGCATACTCTCCCATTTTGCTGCAGAACTGGCATTTGTAGTTGGGGGCTTCAAAAAtaggattttttaaaatatcttccctaCAAACTGTTGGATGAAGCTGGAAGAAAATAGATtaagaattacattttttacacacATTTCATTTGATGGTGGACAAGACAGTTAGAATTACTTGTATGGTACATTCTTATAAACATGCACTAGTAATCACAACAAAAAGCCCTGCATTATTCTGAATGCAGCGACGTGTGGGAGATATGTGGGGGGAAATAAATAACGTTACATGATACAGATTGGGCTCCCAAGTTACCCTAATGTTTACccttaattttaatgaatacaG encodes:
- the LOC137049464 gene encoding melanoma-associated antigen E1-like, giving the protein MSEGSQTLEAARMPEGSQTSEAARMPEGLQTSEAARMPEGSQTLEAARMPKGSQTSEAARMPEAARMPEGSQALEAARMPEGSQTLEAARMPEGSQTLEAARMPEGSQTSEAAWMPEGSQTSEAARMSEGSQTLEGARMSEGSQTSEAARMPEGSQTSEAARMPEGSQTLEAARMPEGSQTSEAARMPEGSQTSEAARMPEGSQTLEGARMSEGSQTLEAARMPEGSQTSEAARMPEGAETQGAIDASTNPHFCTWIKNKFCRVIILAQ